The Sphingomonas aliaeris genome segment TCATCGCGTCTTCGTCGACGATGCCGCCGCGCGCCGCGTTGATGAGATAGACGTGCGGGCGGAGCAGGCCGATGCGGCGCGCGTCGATCAGGCCGCGGCTGTCGGCATTGAGCGGGGTGTGGATCGTCAGGATGTCGATCGCGGCGAGCATCTCGTCCAGATCGGCATGCCAGGTCGCTGCGAGCTGCCCCTCCAGCACCGCGGGCAGGCGGTGGCGGTTGTGGTAATGGACCGACAGGCCGAAGGCGCGGGCGCGCAGGGCGACGGCCTGGCCGATCCGCCCCATGCCGATGATGCCGAGCGCCTTGCCGCCGATGCGGTGGCCGAGCATGCCGCCGGGGCTCCAGCCGGTCCACTGGCCCGAGCGGACGAGCTTCTCGCCCTCCGCCAGGCGACGCGGGACGGACAGGATCAGCGCCATCGTCATGTCGGCCGTGTCTTCGGTGAGGACGCCGGGGGTGTTGGTGACGATGATGCCGCGCGCGCGGGCGGCCTTCAGGTCGATATGGTTCACGCCGGCGCCGTAATTGGCGATCAGTTTCAGGCGTGGGCCGGCGGCCTCGATCAACGCGGCGTCGATATCGTCGGTGACGGTGGGGACCAGCACGTCGCAATCCTGCACGGCGGCGCGCATCTCGTCCGGCGGGAGCACCGCGTCGGTGCGATTGTTCGTCGTGTCGAACAGCATCTCCATCCGGTCCATCACCGCATCGGTCAGTTCGCGCGTGACGAACACCTTCGGTGCCGCTTTGGACCGGGGGGCGTCGGGGCTGCTCGGCTGTGTCGTATCGGGCATGGTTCCGGCTTGGCGGACGTGTCTTGCGGCGTCAATCCAGTTGATGATCGTGGCCCGAAGGCGTTAGGGAGGATGCCGGTTTTCGAAGGGGTTTGTATGCGTAGGGCTGCGGGTATCGCGCTCGCCAGATTGGGCGCCAGATTGGGCGCCAGAATGGGGGCCGGAGTGGGAGTCGTCGCATTGGCGGTGGTTTCCACGGGTGCGCTGGCGGCGGCGGCGGCAAAGAAAGTGCCGTATTATGCATCGATTTCCGCCGGGAAGGCGCGGATGCGGAGCGGGCCGGCGCGCAACTATCCCGCAAGCTGGATGTACCAGCGCGCCGACCTGCCGGTGAAGGTGGTGGCGGTGTATGAGCGCGGCGGCTGGTTGAAGGTAGAGGATCCGGCTGGCGTGCAGGGCTGGATCGCCGGGCCACTGATCAGCGATACGCGGACCGCGATCGTCGTGGGGCAGGTGGCGGAGCTGCA includes the following:
- a CDS encoding 2-hydroxyacid dehydrogenase, with translation MPDTTQPSSPDAPRSKAAPKVFVTRELTDAVMDRMEMLFDTTNNRTDAVLPPDEMRAAVQDCDVLVPTVTDDIDAALIEAAGPRLKLIANYGAGVNHIDLKAARARGIIVTNTPGVLTEDTADMTMALILSVPRRLAEGEKLVRSGQWTGWSPGGMLGHRIGGKALGIIGMGRIGQAVALRARAFGLSVHYHNRHRLPAVLEGQLAATWHADLDEMLAAIDILTIHTPLNADSRGLIDARRIGLLRPHVYLINAARGGIVDEDAMTAALEEGKLAGAGLDVWKHEPRIDPRLLALPNVVMLPHMGSATFEGRMATGDRVIQNIRMWADGHRPQDQVLEGWA